CTTTTGGGAATTGTTATGATTGTTCCAATGCAGTATCTACTGATACTTATCGATTCCCCTGCCTCTCTATATACATGCTATGTGGATGCTGCAGcttgaaccaggtcctctgaaagagcagtcttaaccactgagccattcatctctccagcactctgCCTCTTTACTGGAAGTCTCAGAACAGCTTTTGAAACTCTCCTCATCAGGAAGCAGGATCCCTGTCCATAGTCTGTACAGCACTGGGGAGCAATTGGGAGATCCCGAAACCTCTGCCAATTTGAAATCTACATTTTTAGAGTTAAGACTTGATAAGTATTGCAATCCCTACATACACCTGAAGTTATTTATCTTGAAATGGTGGTTTAAAAGTATCTTAGGGCCTGGGAATGTAGTGCAGGTGaaaatgcttgcctggcatgcacgaCAATCtatctgggttcagtcctcaacaCTGCATAAACTGTGGTTCATACGGTGATCCCAGCGCTTAGGAAGTAAAGTGGGAGGTTTGCAATCACCGTTAGATGCCTGccgagttcaaggcctgcctaggaTATGTGAGACCAgctcaacaaatatttaaaatcaattttagCTTTATGGCTATTTTAAGATACTGTTGAATCTCTAGATAATGAATGAGCCCGTGTCAGGACAGTACCATTAACTGGAATTTCCATGTTCAGATCTCATTTCTGCTTAAAGCCCTGCCTCTGTACCCTCTCCAGGCTATCACAGTCCAGGCAGCCTTTGGAAGCTCCTCTCGCCGGCCGGGATGGTTTCTCAGAGCACCTCTGTTGTAGATGAGGGTTTTGAGGACTACTTGCCAGTTATTTTGCAGATGTCCCTTTTTCTTGTGAGCAGACTCAGCAAAGGCTCTGAGAAGGAAGGCCGTCAGCCTGCTGTGGATCTAAGAGACATGGTTGATGTTCTCCAGGGTCGCTTGGCTTCTCCTGCTTTTACACTGTACTTCTAAGAGGAAGTCACGATGTCCTTGAGACACTTCATCTGAGATTGTGGAAGTGTATgctccacacacacagacagagtgGCTACATAAATAGTTGTAATTCATGCGAGAGATGTGTCTGTTCTCTGCCATAGACTTATCAGCCTTTTCTCTTATCAGTATTTATTTTATACCCTGAGTTCCTCATTCTTGTATCCCAACTTTGGCTGCTAACTCCACACTCTTAACAATTCCCTGGCaatgtttggttttgctttttctgtttttaaagcacTTGCATGCTTTCTGCCCCAGGCTCATCCTGTTTATTTCTGCTTAGAAATTAGCCACTTCTGTAAGGACTCCTGGTTTCTTTTATGGAAAGATGGCCCAGAAACCAAGATCTGGACACAAGGTGTGGTCATTGCTCCTGGGACACTCTTATTTCTGTGCTCTCTCAGTGGCCAGAGTATGGTATCTGTGTGTACATGGCTCTAACTAtttctgtatgtgtctatatTAAGATAAGTACACTATGCTGATGTCTCTAACCCTCAATTATTACCCTGTGGATGACGGTAGCCTTCCTTTTCTTATCTGGAACCTTCTCCCCACGGCAACAGACCCATTTCTCCCTTTATTCACTTATAGTcggttctggtgtgtgtgtgtgtgtgtgtgtgtgtgtgtgtgtgtgtgtgtgtgtgtgtgtgtgtgtgtgttgcttcacAACTAGACCTAGCATACAACtagatttcttttgtttgtttttgttttttgagacaaggtttctctgtgtagccctggctgtcctggaactcagtaatCCACATGCCCCTGCCTCTAGACGgctgggattaaggcatgtgTAATCATGCCTAGCTGGGGAAACAGCTTTAACAGGTGGTGTAAGGGCATCTACAGCTCCTTCAGCCTCTAGTTTTAGAGTCGCCTCTTATCCTCAGAGTCACTCATGGCAGGACCGTGTTCTCGCCACCTCTCTAGTGTGTTTAGGATTATCAGATTCATAATGGTGCCGTGCATCCCATTGTGACCATTTAAAGCCATTTGTGTACCTTAAAGCTTCCTCTTTGTGCTGTGACTTTTGGTTTTGACCTTCCTGCTAACGTCTTCTGTTTATAGAGTCAAGCTGAGCAGTTTCCTCCATCCCCTCCAAGTGTTTGAACTTCATTCACAGTTTGTCCATCCATCCTGTTGTTTTTTTATTCAGAATATGTTGTAACCTCAGACTTATACTTCCTTGGCTCCTGTCAGAAGCACTTCTTGTGAGcgtcctgtttctgtttttgtcccCTGGTCTGCTCTCTACACAGCAACCAGGGAGATTGTGGGATTTCTTTGCCAAGCACCCCATAGTGGCTTCACTTTCACCCAGAGTAAGAGCCAGACCCCTTATAATGGTCCACATGGCCCTCCCCAGAGAGTTCTCTCTCCTTCTTACCTTGGAGCACATTCCTGTCCTGGGAACTTTGCCCTGACTGTTCCTCCACTCTGGAATATTCTAACTAGTGGTTAAATGATactctctgccttcctttttggggtgtgtgtgtgtgtgtgtgtgtgtgtgtatactgaagACTGAATTCAGGGGCTTGTGTATGCCTCTGAACTACCTCTGCAGTCATTTGCTCTCTTACCTTAGAAGAAACGTCCCTTTCTTAGCCCTTCTCTGACCACCCCACATAGAATAACATGGCATTTTAGTTGACACTGTATGTGACTATAAGCACTCCCTAGGATGGAGGCTTCATGGCACACCACAGTGGCACCTGTCCACTGCGATCCTCTGCTAGTGCAGCCTTGGCATGCCAGTGCATGCCAGTGTTATTTCATTGGTTAGACAGGGCTGTGGTCACTCTGGTGATACAGTTGTTTCCTTTTCTCAGTATTGCATTGCCAAACCTCCCCCAGCTTGTCTTGTGTTTGTGTGCCCGGTGTGCTGTCCTTTCAGTGAAGTCCCATGGTGTACATGCTCCATCTCCAGCTAAGGTTAGTGTCCCCTTCCTGCTGGACACTTCCTGCCGTCCAGTGTTAGCAGTGGTGCTGCCAAGACTGCTTTTGTACCTGGAGgccctttctttttaattatttccttaaTCTAAATTCTAGGAAGTAAGTTATTCAGACAGAGGATATCATCCATTTTATGACTTGTTATATGTTGGCCTAATGACCACTAAAAGAAAAAAGGCCTAAGTATATTATGGCTTTGGGCACATTTTTTGATGGACTCCAAGTGACATCAACTCTCTAAGAAGTCAAGAGATAAGCTACAGTGTAGCTGGATGCCCACAGTCAGCTGTGTATACCACCCCCAGCCTCCTGACACCTGAAGTTTCCATCACAGTACCCTTAATCTTCAGAACAATGGCAAGACTGAGTATCGCTGCCCTCATAGACTCTCAGGTTTGAGCATGAAGCATGGACAAGGGCACTAAGTTTATGAGGTGCCATGGGAGGAGTGAAGCTTTTTCTTTAGCTTTGGCACTAGGGCTGGTGCCCTGAAGAGCCTTGTCAGTTCCTCCCCTGGAACTGGGCTGGGCTGCCTTGGAATTCACTTCAGGGCCAGCTTAGGAGCTGCTCCAAGCAGTCTGCGTGCCTCCAAGCCTCGTACCTTGTACATGACCAAAGATGGTATCCTTGAGCACCATGCCCCACCTGATTCACTGTAATTGGAACCAGCCGACACGGCTCTTTCCAGAAGCCAGATCCTCCCCGGGAAGCTCTGAGGATGGGGGGCAGGACAGTGAGTGAGGGGTGGCTCCTGCTCTGAAAGGCTTCTAGAATAGACTGAACTGATACGAGAATTGTATATCTTGCTAGCCAAGCACATGACCTTTGGGAGTGACCAGgtcaaaaggaaaacaataaacATTTGTGTGGTACCCACTCTGTTTGCATAGTCCGCCATCTTGTAATCCTTATGTGTTTTTCATGTTGGAAAATCATTTGAAGTAGAGGAGCAGCAGGGCCCAAATGGCGGAAAGCCATATGGACAGCCTCAGGGGGACAGGGCTAGTCTGTAGAGCCATGTACTGTATGCTTAGCTAACATGGAGAGGAGAAGAAGCAGGTAAGCCAGACACGAAGGTACGGTCCTGTAATCTCAGTATTCTGGAGTTGAAGACAGCAAGATAGGAGTTCAAGGCCGTCCTAGGCTATGTGGGAACCTATgtcaaaaagtaaaatgaaagaaatagtaaacagagaaaagaagagcAAAATTTTGTTTTGCGTTAAAATGAAGCATAAAGTTTGCCTTTTTGGGGGACAGTCTTggattgcccaggctggccttgaacttgtgattctccttcatccacctcccaagtcctggaatcaTAGATGTGAGCCTCTGAATGTAGCTCAAAGTTTTCCACTTCTAGGAATAAATTCAGTGTCGTTAGCCATTTGTATTGCTGTTGCCAGTACTTCTGGAACTTCTTCACACTCCTAGGCAAAAACTCTCATCCTACCTAGACACTGGTTTCTATGGCTGCTCTGACAGTTTATGCctcgccccctcccccccatcagcagctgtggtggtttgaaggagagtggcctccataggctcatatgtttgaaagcttggtccccagttggtgaactGCTGGAGAAGGATTTTGaagtgtggcctcgttggaggaggtGAGCCActgaggtggactttgaggtttcagaagcccacacTAGGCCCAGACTCTGCCTGCTGACTGCGGGTCAGGATCTAAGtaaagctcttagctactgcttcgatgccatgcctgtctgcttgctgccatgatggtcatggactggccctctgaaactgtgagcaggCCCTCAATTAAAAATTGtcttttatgagagttgccttggctgtggtgtctcctcacagaatAGAGCAGAACCTAAGGCAGCAGTGCACACAGCTTCTGCCAGTTTCCCCATCTTGTTACTGACACTTGGTGCCTGCCTGTGCTTCTGATAtactttttataaaacatttcaaccCCTACCGTGTGCCATCATATCTATCCAAGATCAAAACCAAGCTTCAGGCTTGGCATCGGGTAATTTTACCCCAGAAGCCATGTCACAAACCCTGCCATCCTGGTTTTGAGACTGAATCTTATTAAGTGTAGCCCATACTGGCTGTGTTTGTAGCACAAGCTGCCTGTGAATTCGTCCAGCTGActactgggattgcagatgtgatCTGACTGCCCTCCCccagttgtttattttgtttttaatgctgaTTTTTAGGGGTCAGAGGCACACTTGCTGCAGCATGTAGGTGATGGTTGGAAGAGGATTCTCCTTCCATCATGCAGTCCCTGGGATctaattcaggttgtcaggcttggtggcagatgCCTTAGCTAGCTgagccctctctggcctctgctttGTGACTTACGTTTAATTGTTGCCGCGTGGAAGTTCTTTGCCTATCAGAATGCTAGATCTTTACCGTCAGTGTGATTCACGTCTTCATCCATTCTCTGGGctgtctttcactctgaggaaggtCCTCTGTGAACAAAAGGTCTTGATCTTTTTTTGGAGTCTaattgacttctttcttttgtaaCTTGTGCTTTTGATGTCACATCCGGGAAACCACTGCCAAACCCAGTACCATAGAGATTTCCCCCTAAGATTCTCCTAATGGTTTTATAGTTTGGACTCTTAGATCTAGATCTTGGGTCAGTTTGAATTAGTCTTTGTATGAGGAACAAGGGGACCGGCTACCTCATCGGTTTGTTTTGTGGGTAGACATTATTTGTTGGTACCGCTTATTTAAAACCTGTCCTCTCCTGCCTATGCGTGTTGATTTGAAGCTCTCTGTATGTGTTCTCATGTCAGTAGCTCTGCTTTGATTACCTTAGTTTTCTACTAGTTTTGGACATCATAAAATAAGTTCTCCAACTTTTTTTCCAAATTAAGTTAGATTAGTTTTAGTGGTTTAACAGTGTGCCATTTCAACATATAATCAGCATAAACATTGTTAGTGAGATTGTTTACATTCTTTCATGATAAGTCTTGAAATTTGTCTACATTTAATTTAACTGTCATTTCGGTTCAGACCAGCTGCATTTGGGGCCACATGAGCACCATATTGGGTAGCTCAGAGTTCACTGGTAATTACATGGTATGGCACAAGTCTCCCTTTGAAAACACAAAGGCACCCGTGACACCTGATACTACAGTACATTTGTCTCCTTATTGTTGGGgtggtaaaagaaagcatttgtaGGTGTCATGATAACGAAGAGGCAAAGGGGGAGGGTAACACAAAAGGCTTGATGGGGAGGGTGACCCTTGTGCTCAGGCTTGGCGTTAGAATAGGGTTCTGAATAGCAGTCATGGTTGGAAGGCTGTTCTGGGCAGATCGCAGCTTCATGGAGGGCTCGGCGTTCTTGGAGAGCCACAGCAGTTCTTCCAGCGTTACCAGGGTATTAAGAATGGAATAGGATGGggttggagtgatggctcagtagttaagagcacaggctgttcttccagagcacCAGGGTTCAacttacaactgtctataactccacttacaggggatctgacacacagacatacatgcagacaaaacaccaatgcatgtaaaacaaaaatgaataaatcattaaagaagaagaaagaaagaaggaaggaagacagaaaggaatgggaaccagaaagaaagaaagaaagggaaggaaggaaggaagaaagaaagaatggaatcggaaccaggcagtggtggcaaaagcttgtaatcccagcactcagtaggctaatctaggctagcctggtctacagaggaagttctgggacagctagggctacgcagagaaactgtctttaaaaaagagagagactggagGGCTGGTGAGAAGAGAGGTGGGCTAAGGTCTGACTGGTCACCCTGTTACCTATCTACCAGCTTTTGTATATAGGCTGGGGCTTCCCTGTATCCACTTTGTCTCTCCATTCAAACTTGTAGTTAGAGCTGGGTATGTCACACATCTGCATGCCAGCCCTTGGGAGACAAAGTCAGGAAGGCAGACAgattttgagttcaagaccagcctgatctagatatccaggacagccagcactacataaagagactgtctcagaaaacagaaccaaaaacaaaacaaaacaaaacaacaacaacaaaaccccaataaacaaacaaacaaataaaataacagcaGCAAAAAGTAATTAGAACTTAGCGCTTTTCTCTGCTTTACTTTTTACTTGGTCAAGTTTTAAAAGGGCCGGGTCTCCCAAGGCTTACACCAGGTTCCAGTTTCCCTTCCTAGCCATGTGGGTACCAATTTCCACCCTGGGATCTCCATCTgcttttctttctatctctaatATTCTTCCCTCAGATTACAAGTGTGAGTCACTCCACTTCTACCCTGTTCTCATCTCTGTTTACTGAAGACCTGTGGCATCTACAGAGGTCTTCCCTCCCACCCCATACAAGCCCAAATGTCTCCCAGACAGTTTCTCTCCCCATACAGCCTGGCTCCGTGGTTCCCTGTCTGCCTCCGTTCTTCAGTCTTTGGTATTCCTAAGTGTAGTTTCACTAGGTGGGTGACTAGATAAACCGAGTCAGATGGGTAGTTGGTGATCCTcagttggtagggtgcttgctCAGCATtcctgaggccctgggttccagccccagcatttggaaggcagagacaggaaatccGAAGCTCATGCTCATCCTGGGTTAATAGCAGGCTCCAGGCTAGCCCAAGACGAGCGAGACACTCTCTCAAATGCAAAACAGAATGAAATACAGAGATATGCAGGTCTTTATGAAAACATTGGTTGGATATTTTtgcatttgcttatttatttgtattagcTTTATATTCAGAAGACAGCAAACACTTACAAAGTGGAAAGTGTGTGCATATTTCCTCCAGTTAGATTCAAGAGTGACTTATGCCTCTCGAAGTTGCTTCCtgttcttgtgtatgtgtgcatgtgcaccgtGGGACCACTCAGAGATCACATGGAGAAACCTGACATTCACTCTTTCCTTTAGAACTTGGTTCTGGAGAGCAGTGGATCTCAAGAGACGCCTGGCAGTGGTGCCTTGGGCCATGGCCTCTGACCTGGATTTCTCGCCTCCCGAAGTGCCTGAGCCCACCTTCCTGGAGAACTTGCTGCGGTATGGGCTCTTCCTGGGAGCCATCTTCCAGCTCATCTGTGTCCTGGCCATCATCGTACCCATTCCCAAGTCCCAGGAGGCGGTGAGTCCTTCCCTAGGACCTTAGCTTTCTGGATGGCAGGCTAGGTTCTTATACCGGGAAAACCACCAGACAGGTTGGCAGGGACTATGCTGGCCCCTTACCAAGTTAGCCTTGTCCCTGGAAGCCTACCTGATGGATCTTtttcatagttttgttttgttttgttttttaaaggcaaATTCTTATTATATAACCTAGGACTCATCCCAAACTCTATCTTCATGAGTCCTGTATGCTAGGTTTCTATTAAgcgcttattttattttattttattttattttattttattttatttcgagACAGAGTCTAGCTGGCTTTAGACTTGAGGTAGCCTCCTGGGACTAGCAGTGAGCCATCACGAATGGCTTCTGGTAAGACTTTCTTTAGCTCCTTGCTCATCAGACTGCTGAGAGATGTGCCTCTGCCTTCAAGGGGTGTCTCGTACTTGATGATGCATAGTCCCAGTACTtagggcaggaggattgtgagtccAAGACCAGTCTGGGCTGGTTAGTGAGAGCCCATCTCCCAAAATTGGGTGGGGGGGAAGCAATAAATGTACCTCCAGGAGAAGTACAATATCCAATATGAGTGACTAACTCATCCCTGGGGGAGGGCAGTGTTGTTCCTGCTGCAGACGGGAAATGCACGGATGTCTGCCAGGTGCGGTGGGGAGGACAGGAGAAATGTGTTCTGAGGTAGAGGAAGTGCCTTCGAGGAGCTGGA
This Rattus norvegicus strain BN/NHsdMcwi chromosome 3, GRCr8, whole genome shotgun sequence DNA region includes the following protein-coding sequences:
- the Manbal gene encoding protein MANBAL, which gives rise to MASDLDFSPPEVPEPTFLENLLRYGLFLGAIFQLICVLAIIVPIPKSQEAEAEPSEPRSAEVPKKPKAPIPSTNKRPKKETKKKR